Part of the Benincasa hispida cultivar B227 chromosome 12, ASM972705v1, whole genome shotgun sequence genome is shown below.
atGTGGAAAGAGTCCctttaggcttaattttcaaaaataaaaaacaaaaaaccaaatgattatcaaatgggtCACTacttttttgcctttttttttactttttgtcATCGTTTTAAAAAACcgagataatttttttaaacaaaaaaaaaacagttttattttttgaaatttggttaagaattcaactcttttactaaataaaaatacaaaccattgtaagaaattaagaggaaataaactaattttcaaaaatcaaagccaaatggttactaaatgggATGTCACAAGCTTGACTTTAGGCCCAAGAAAagctttagttttcaaaacgtagcttgatttttaaaaacattagtagaaaatagataacaaaattttatagatttaatttttaaaaataaaatcaaaaagTCCAAATGGgactttaatttttcaaaacttgactcaACTTTTGAAAATACCAAGAAAAAGGTAGATACCAAtggataacaaaacaaataaaccaAGGGTAAATAGTattcataaacttaatttttgaaaaaaataaaaaataaatggttatgcaattttttttataaaaaaaaacatgtctttagaatttagaatttactaaaaattcaaatattattaaaaaataaaaatgaagtaaAGAAACTGTGAAAAAAAAAGGGGTACTAATATCTGATCATTCAAATTATTGGACAATTATGGAGGTTGATGGAATTGGTATTTGCTCTCCATATTGACCACAATTTTCCAATGGATAGATTGTTGTTTCTTCTTACCTTACCATGCATTTAATGCAATAATGATGGAAGAAATTTCCACATcaacttcataaaaattaatattacaatcatttttttcttttctagaaattatttatataaataaaggaaaattagaaaataaaaaaaaaaaaaaaaaaaaaaaaaaaaaaagaaagaaatcatACACACAcctcaaaattgaagaaaggaAAGTCAATCAATCTTGCAATAAAAACCACTTTCTCCTCAAAACTTCCCACCTGCATGTTACAAATCACACCCTTAAATCaaaaaccaatttaaaaagatagattttgttttgaaaaatctattttcaaagttttttagagaaaaaaaaatgtggttAGATAACTTataactttattattattattattattattattattattattattattatttagtcaatttcaaaaaaatttaactttcaaacattaaatttaagatttataagTCTAAAGTATAGGTTTAAGAAGggtatttttatttctttaaaaaagggGTATTTTTTTTACCTATTCTTAATTCTCATTTTGACAATTTGTTTGAGAACTATAGGAAAATGTTTTTGAGAAcgatttctatatttttatttaatctgAAATTAGAATTGGTAGATTTATCTTTTCAGAATAAAGAATGACTTTAATTATTCTCagatatatatacaaaataaattaatgaaaaaatagttttcttaaGAGTACTTATCTGCATatattttcactattttttttttttttttttaaaaaaaaaaaaaaaaaaaaaaaaaaaaaaaaaaaaaaaaaaaaacttctggAAGAACAACTTCAATTATTTTGCAAAAAATTGgccatattttattttatttggtatattatttttatgtcaaaaaaaaaaaaaaggaaaggaaaaacagAGTCCAAAAATTGAGGATGAGAGGAAAAGAATTAACCTGAATTTGAAGAATGAAAACACACACTGAAATTTATGAAGCAATCTTGAATCTTTGTCTTCTTCATTTTGCCCTCTCTTTCAATTTAGTGCTAATTTTAGACCTAGAAATCCGAAACTGTTTCGATCGGAAAACCCAAATCCTCAATtctttcttcatcatcatcatcatctcgATTCTTGAGAATCGTCTTTCTCAGGAGCTTGTTCCTGCTGCAATGGCGGTGCAGATGAGTCCCGATTTTGCCCTATTTGGTGATAAATTTGTGAATAAGAAGGCGGATTCAACATCCCTCTCAGATTATTCCCATCCTGCGAAAGCCCTAACTCCAACCCTGGTATTTGTTGATGTTGATTCCCAATTATCGTCGGAAAATTCACCGATCCCAAATTCATCCCCTGAAATTCAAATCCATGGAACCCAAATTTAGGCATAATCGAACCCGGATTCTCACTGACGAATCCAGTCCCAATTCCACCTAAAGACGGCCAAAATCCAGTTGTCGCCATGTGAGATCTGTTCAAATTAGTTCCCATCATCGCCCAATTCGGCCTGGGAACAGCATCGATTTTAGGGGTTAAGGTAGCAGAGACGGAAACAGAGGAATCATGGTCGGAGAGAGAAACACCAGCGGCGTGGAGGGCAGAGGCAGGGATGGTACCGGAGCCAGTGGCGGCGATTATAGAAGGCTCAGCTTGTTGAAGAAGCCACTGGATGGTTTCGCCATCAGTCTTATGGCCTAATTCACGAGTCAATTGAAAGACACGAGCAGCACAGAGAGCAGGCATACGGATCCTACGACCACGGCCATCAACTTTTTTATGACGGTCTTTATTGGAGGTACGTTTAGGAGCCAAttgtttgttgttgttgttgttttgatcTTTGTTAGAAATAATGATACTGAAGTCTTTGATATCTGAGGATGGTGTAATTGGAGTTGATGAAGCTGCTGCAACTGAtggtttgttgttgttgttgttgttgttgttatggTCTGCCATGTCTGGGTGTGGGGATGGGGTGGGGGAGGACCCAAGAAAGAAGGTGGGTTCCTCTGTGTGGACTTAATTGGGGTTTATGAGAGgatgagattttgagagaacaaacagataaaagaagaagatgggTCCTCCTTCTCCATGATTGAGTTCTTGGAAGAGGCTTTAATTTGATGGCTTGGCTTTGGCTTTGGCTTTGGCTTTGGCTGAGGCTGATGCTGATGCTGCCTCAACCCTTCAAATGagtcaattttggattttgtttgCCCTTCTTGTTTACTTTATTTTGCATTACAGCTTCTTCATTGGCTTGGCTCTATTCCATTTCCCATTTGTCAAAAAGTGGAAAATCAAAGAGGGGGAAATGAATCTATGTTTTACTACTGCCCAGCATTTCGGACATTtcgg
Proteins encoded:
- the LOC120068479 gene encoding transcription factor TCP20-like, encoding MADHNNNNNNNNKPSVAAASSTPITPSSDIKDFSIIISNKDQNNNNNKQLAPKRTSNKDRHKKVDGRGRRIRMPALCAARVFQLTRELGHKTDGETIQWLLQQAEPSIIAATGSGTIPASALHAAGVSLSDHDSSVSVSATLTPKIDAVPRPNWAMMGTNLNRSHMATTGFWPSLGGIGTGFVSENPGSIMPKFGFHGFEFQGMNLGSVNFPTIIGNQHQQIPGLELGLSQDGNNLRGMLNPPSYSQIYHQIGQNRDSSAPPLQQEQAPEKDDSQESR